The region ATACATATGAAGTTAAAAACTGAGCAATTAGAGAAAGGATTTTAACAAGGTTCTCAAATTGAGTTAAATTTCTCTAAAAAACTAAATATTAATATCAATAATATTTGTGTCGCAATATGATATTTTTAGATTGCGCTTCATTAAAAACTTTAAACAAAGATTATGATTAAATCAAAAAAGATTGCAGGTTTATTATTTGCTTTTGCCCTACTAGGATCAGCAAGTGTATTTGCCCAAACTCAACAACTGCCACAGCAACAACAGCAAGCTGTAGAAGTAGATGTTAGTGACGAGGAGCTTTCTAAATTTGCTGATGCTTACCAAAAAATTAGAATGGTAAACCAGCAGGCGCAACAGGAGATGGCGAAGAAAGTAGAAGATAGCGGATTTGACATTCAGCGTTTTAATGAAATTCATCAGGCATCTTTAGACCCAAATACTGAGGTTGATGCTTCTGAAGAAGAAAAAACAAAGCACAAAGAAGTTGTTGCTGAAATTGAAGGAATGCAAAGCGAATTTCAA is a window of Salegentibacter salegens DNA encoding:
- a CDS encoding DUF4168 domain-containing protein, coding for MIKSKKIAGLLFAFALLGSASVFAQTQQLPQQQQQAVEVDVSDEELSKFADAYQKIRMVNQQAQQEMAKKVEDSGFDIQRFNEIHQASLDPNTEVDASEEEKTKHKEVVAEIEGMQSEFQEEMESAISEEGLDVARYEKIAMALQTDTELQQRLQQLMQG